The Pseudomonas berkeleyensis genome includes a region encoding these proteins:
- a CDS encoding CoA-transferase subunit beta — translation MSAFNTNEMMTVAAARRLGNGSVCFVGIGLPSKAANLARLTHAPEVVLIYESGPIGAKPSVLPLSIGDGELAETADTVVPTGEIFRYWLQGGRIDVGFLGAAQVDKYGNINTTVIGDYHAPKVRLPGAGGAPEIAGSAKKVLIILKQGHRTFVDKLAFITSVGHGEGGDHRKRLGLPGDGPVAIITDLCIMEPEAGTNEFIVTSLHPGVTREQVIENTGWQIRFADSVGTTEAPTAAELAALRDLEGRTAAAHGQAGGEE, via the coding sequence ATGAGCGCGTTCAACACCAATGAAATGATGACCGTGGCCGCCGCACGCCGCCTCGGCAATGGCAGCGTCTGCTTCGTCGGCATCGGCCTGCCGTCCAAGGCCGCCAACCTGGCGCGCCTGACCCACGCCCCGGAAGTGGTGCTGATCTATGAATCCGGCCCGATTGGCGCCAAGCCGAGCGTGCTGCCGCTGTCCATCGGTGACGGCGAGCTGGCCGAAACCGCCGACACCGTGGTGCCGACCGGCGAAATCTTCCGCTACTGGCTGCAGGGCGGGCGCATCGACGTCGGCTTCCTCGGCGCCGCCCAGGTCGACAAGTACGGCAACATCAACACCACCGTGATCGGCGACTACCACGCGCCGAAAGTACGCCTGCCGGGCGCCGGTGGCGCACCGGAAATCGCCGGTTCTGCCAAGAAGGTGCTGATCATCCTCAAGCAGGGCCATCGCACCTTCGTCGACAAGCTGGCCTTCATCACCTCGGTCGGTCACGGCGAGGGCGGCGATCATCGCAAGCGTCTGGGCCTGCCGGGCGACGGCCCGGTGGCGATCATCACCGACCTGTGCATCATGGAGCCGGAAGCCGGCACCAACGAATTCATCGTCACCTCGCTGCACCCGGGCGTGACCCGCGAGCAGGTGATCGAGAACACCGGCTGGCAGATCCGCTTCGCCGACAGCGTGGGCACCACCGAGGCGCCGACCGCCGCGGAACTGGCCGCCCTGCGTGACCTGGAAGGGCGCACCGCCGCCGCCCACGGTCAGGCTGGAGGTGAGGAATGA
- a CDS encoding CoA transferase subunit A yields MADIITLRDAISRHVQGGDCVALEGFTHLIPTAAAHEIIRQGKKDLHLVRMTPDLVYDLLIGAGCARKLTFSWGGNPGVGSLHRLRDAVEKHWPHKLEISEHSHAAMANAYVSGASNLPFAVLRGYQGSDLVKVNPDIKFIECPFTGEKLAAIPSVRPDVTVIHAQKADRKGNVLIQGILGVQKEAALAAKRCIVTVEEIVDDLQAPMNACVLPTWAISAVCVVPGGAHPSYAHGYYERDNRFYQAWDPIARDRDTFTAWIDQYIRGTEDFAQYQAKVNGEAK; encoded by the coding sequence ATGGCCGACATCATCACGCTGCGCGACGCCATTTCGCGCCATGTCCAGGGCGGCGATTGCGTCGCCCTCGAAGGCTTCACCCACCTGATTCCCACTGCCGCTGCTCATGAGATCATCCGCCAGGGCAAGAAAGACCTGCACCTGGTGCGCATGACCCCGGATCTGGTCTATGACCTGCTGATTGGCGCTGGTTGCGCGCGCAAGCTGACCTTCTCCTGGGGCGGCAACCCAGGCGTCGGTTCGCTGCACCGCCTGCGCGACGCGGTCGAGAAGCACTGGCCGCACAAGCTGGAAATCAGCGAGCACAGCCACGCCGCCATGGCCAACGCATACGTCTCCGGTGCCTCCAACCTGCCGTTCGCCGTGCTGCGTGGCTACCAGGGTTCCGACCTGGTCAAGGTCAACCCGGACATCAAGTTCATCGAGTGCCCGTTCACTGGCGAGAAGCTGGCCGCGATCCCCAGCGTGCGCCCGGACGTCACCGTGATCCACGCGCAGAAGGCCGACCGTAAAGGCAACGTGCTGATCCAGGGCATCCTCGGTGTGCAGAAGGAAGCCGCTCTGGCCGCCAAGCGCTGCATCGTCACCGTCGAGGAAATCGTCGACGACCTGCAGGCGCCGATGAATGCCTGCGTGCTGCCGACCTGGGCCATCAGCGCGGTTTGCGTGGTGCCCGGCGGTGCCCATCCGTCCTACGCCCACGGCTACTACGAGCGCGACAACCGCTTCTACCAGGCCTGGGATCCGATTGCCCGTGACCGCGACACCTTCACCGCCTGGATCGATCAGTACATCCGTGGCACCGAGGATTTTGCGCAGTACCAGGCGAAAGTGAATGGGGAGGCCAAGTGA